Proteins from a genomic interval of Flammeovirgaceae bacterium SG7u.111:
- a CDS encoding sodium:solute symporter, with the protein MSTNHVILNICLYFLTLFIIAYFTARGATTSVYFNAEKKAPWFLVAIGSVGAFLSGFLFLNIPGFVGTNDFSYIQRVFGYLVGYSFVATILLPLFYKLNVVSIYQYLEERLGFWSHKTGSVFFILSRLIATAFMVYVSAKSAQSYMFEELGFNYGLTVFIVLLVVLLYSMRGGIKTIVFTDVFHTIIIVSTISVIAYLVMDKLGVTFNEAMVQVQESEYSKAFFWDTGDPRHFFTQFFAGVFIAVVMNGLDQAVMQKHLSCATVADAQKNMIWFSIFLVIINIALLTLGALLYIYADAEGMQIPASGNDFYVLVIQDHLGKFTGLLFMLGLIAATCANADSSMIALTSAFTVDFLEFTKTKTGEAKKRMRRIQSQIVFAILLFLLVILFNAFKNRTVVDSIYTIASYTYGPLIGLFAFGIFTKWKIKDQFVPAICAISTVLCYLMDFFSESLFGGYQFGYNLLMINGGVTFVALMLLIKKEKPDEVALANDMGRS; encoded by the coding sequence ATGAGTACTAACCATGTGATTTTAAATATCTGCCTGTACTTTTTAACCCTTTTTATAATCGCATACTTTACTGCAAGAGGGGCTACTACCAGTGTTTATTTCAATGCCGAAAAGAAAGCTCCTTGGTTTTTGGTAGCAATTGGTTCGGTAGGGGCATTCCTTTCGGGCTTCTTGTTTCTTAACATTCCAGGGTTTGTAGGAACCAATGATTTTAGTTATATACAGCGGGTTTTTGGCTATTTGGTAGGCTATAGTTTTGTCGCTACTATCCTTTTACCTCTTTTTTATAAGCTCAATGTGGTTTCCATTTACCAATATCTAGAAGAACGCCTAGGGTTTTGGTCACACAAAACGGGCTCGGTGTTTTTTATTCTGTCTAGGCTGATAGCCACAGCATTTATGGTGTATGTTTCCGCTAAGTCGGCTCAGAGCTATATGTTCGAAGAATTAGGGTTTAATTATGGGCTTACCGTGTTTATTGTGTTATTGGTTGTGCTGTTGTATTCTATGAGAGGGGGGATCAAAACAATTGTTTTTACCGATGTTTTCCACACTATTATTATTGTGTCTACCATTTCAGTCATTGCTTATTTAGTGATGGATAAATTGGGGGTAACGTTCAACGAGGCGATGGTTCAAGTGCAAGAGAGTGAATATTCTAAGGCATTTTTTTGGGACACGGGTGATCCAAGGCATTTTTTTACACAGTTTTTTGCCGGGGTCTTTATAGCGGTGGTGATGAATGGGCTCGACCAAGCTGTGATGCAAAAGCACCTTTCTTGCGCAACTGTTGCCGATGCCCAGAAAAATATGATATGGTTTAGTATTTTTTTGGTGATCATTAATATTGCTTTGCTTACGCTAGGTGCGTTACTCTATATTTATGCTGATGCCGAAGGGATGCAAATTCCTGCTTCGGGAAATGATTTTTATGTATTGGTGATCCAAGATCATTTGGGCAAGTTTACAGGATTGCTCTTTATGCTTGGGCTGATAGCAGCTACTTGTGCCAATGCAGATTCATCCATGATAGCCCTCACAAGTGCTTTTACTGTCGATTTTTTAGAGTTTACCAAGACAAAAACAGGCGAAGCAAAAAAGCGGATGAGGCGGATTCAGAGCCAGATTGTATTTGCCATCCTATTATTTTTGCTAGTAATTCTCTTCAATGCTTTTAAGAACAGGACTGTCGTCGACTCTATTTATACCATAGCCAGTTATACTTACGGTCCACTCATTGGGCTTTTTGCCTTCGGGATTTTTACCAAATGGAAAATCAAGGATCAGTTTGTGCCAGCTATTTGCGCTATCTCAACAGTTCTTTGTTATTTAATGGATTTTTTCTCTGAGTCATTATTTGGAGGATACCAGTTTGGCTATAATCTTTTGATGATCAACGGCGGGGTGACTTTTGTAGCATTGATGTTACTGATAAAAAAAGAAAAGCCAGATGAAGTAGCATTGGCAAATGATATGGGGAGGAGTTAA
- a CDS encoding sigma-70 family RNA polymerase sigma factor gives MRQLKITQTITNRESQSLERYFNEISKVDLLTPEEEVTLAKRIKQGDTAALEKLTKANLRFVVSVAKQYQNRNLSLNDLINEGNLGLLKAAQKFDETRGFKFISYAVWWIRQSIMQALAEQSRIVRLPLNKTGALSKINKAFAELEQQFEREPTAEELAGILEMDSHEITSTLNAGARQISVDAPFQEGESNSLLDVMENKNIDTTDQPMVYEDSLRIETERALSSLSERERQVIKMSFGIGVDHPLSLEQIGEILDLTRERVRQIKDKAIKKLRTSNRSRLLAEYLG, from the coding sequence ATGCGTCAACTTAAGATCACACAAACCATTACCAACCGGGAAAGCCAGTCCTTGGAAAGATACTTCAATGAAATTAGCAAAGTTGACTTGCTAACTCCAGAAGAAGAGGTTACACTGGCTAAAAGGATTAAACAGGGTGATACTGCTGCGCTGGAAAAACTTACAAAAGCAAACTTGCGTTTTGTCGTTTCGGTAGCGAAGCAATATCAAAACAGAAATCTTTCCCTCAATGATCTTATCAATGAAGGAAACCTTGGGCTGTTGAAAGCTGCTCAAAAGTTTGATGAGACTCGTGGTTTCAAGTTTATCTCCTATGCAGTTTGGTGGATTCGTCAGTCTATCATGCAGGCGTTGGCTGAGCAGTCTCGTATTGTAAGGCTCCCGCTTAACAAAACTGGTGCATTGAGCAAAATCAATAAAGCATTTGCCGAGCTAGAGCAGCAATTTGAGCGTGAACCAACCGCTGAAGAGCTAGCAGGTATTTTGGAGATGGATTCTCACGAGATCACAAGCACGCTAAATGCAGGTGCTAGGCAGATTTCAGTAGATGCGCCTTTCCAAGAAGGAGAGAGCAACTCATTGCTTGATGTGATGGAGAACAAGAACATCGATACTACTGACCAACCAATGGTTTATGAAGATTCATTGAGAATCGAGACCGAAAGGGCGCTGTCTAGCCTTAGCGAGCGTGAGCGTCAGGTAATCAAGATGTCGTTTGGTATTGGTGTTGATCACCCGCTTTCTTTGGAGCAAATAGGAGAAATCTTAGACTTGACCAGAGAGCGTGTAAGGCAGATCAAAGACAAGGCGATCAAGAAGCTTCGTACTTCTAACAGAAGTAGGTTGTTAGCTGAATATTTAGGCTAG
- a CDS encoding glycosyltransferase N-terminal domain-containing protein, translating to MGKILYRIGIGLYGFLVRTLSLFNEKAKLFAKGRKGWEANLQEALAGNTKETVWFHCASLGEFEQARPVIEKYKEEFPNTFLLVTFFSPSGYEIRKDYDQADYVCYLPLDTPANAQKFVETISPSLVFFVKYEFWYFYLQAIHQRNIPLISFSAIFRPEQLFFKSYGGFYRQSLHFFSHFFVQDKTSVELLKSIGIENTTQSGDTRYDRVKEVFDQRKEIPLAKAFKNGVKTLVIGSSWPQDIEAIAEMYKQFEQPLKLLIAPHEIGESNIKAVEKAFAGYKTTRYSEANIDEVANSEILIIDNIGMLSSLYQYGEFAFIGGAFEQGLHNTLEAATYGVPVFFGPEYVKFQEAFDLIDCGGGFSIKNGEDFLAQFSELYENEKAWGKAAKASFDLVRKNVGATEKVIAFSKSLSPSTKVQ from the coding sequence ATGGGTAAAATACTATATAGGATCGGAATTGGTCTGTACGGTTTTTTGGTGAGAACCCTTTCTCTGTTCAATGAAAAAGCAAAGCTTTTTGCCAAAGGGAGAAAAGGATGGGAAGCTAATTTACAGGAAGCACTTGCGGGAAATACAAAAGAAACGGTTTGGTTTCATTGCGCCTCGCTTGGTGAGTTCGAACAAGCCCGGCCTGTTATAGAAAAATACAAGGAAGAATTTCCCAACACTTTTTTATTGGTCACTTTTTTCTCGCCAAGCGGCTATGAAATAAGGAAAGATTACGACCAAGCAGACTACGTATGCTACCTTCCGCTCGACACACCTGCGAATGCCCAAAAGTTTGTTGAAACCATTTCCCCTTCTTTAGTTTTCTTTGTCAAATATGAATTTTGGTATTTCTACCTACAAGCTATTCATCAACGAAACATTCCACTGATTTCCTTTTCGGCTATTTTCCGGCCAGAGCAATTATTCTTCAAGTCTTACGGAGGCTTTTATCGCCAGTCCCTCCATTTTTTCAGCCACTTTTTTGTGCAAGATAAAACTTCTGTTGAGTTGCTCAAAAGTATAGGAATAGAAAACACAACCCAATCGGGAGATACCCGCTACGACAGGGTGAAAGAAGTTTTTGACCAAAGAAAAGAAATTCCATTGGCGAAAGCCTTTAAAAATGGGGTAAAAACCTTAGTAATTGGCAGTAGCTGGCCGCAAGATATTGAGGCCATCGCCGAAATGTACAAGCAATTTGAACAACCACTCAAGCTGCTCATTGCCCCTCATGAAATTGGGGAAAGCAACATAAAAGCAGTGGAAAAAGCTTTTGCAGGATATAAAACTACTCGCTACTCAGAGGCAAATATAGACGAGGTGGCCAACAGCGAAATTTTGATCATTGATAATATTGGGATGCTATCTTCTCTGTACCAATACGGCGAATTTGCCTTCATTGGCGGGGCTTTCGAACAAGGCTTGCACAATACGCTGGAAGCGGCAACTTACGGCGTTCCCGTGTTTTTTGGACCAGAATATGTTAAATTTCAAGAGGCTTTTGACCTGATCGACTGCGGCGGCGGTTTCTCCATCAAAAATGGGGAGGACTTCCTTGCCCAATTTTCGGAACTCTATGAGAACGAAAAAGCTTGGGGAAAAGCAGCCAAAGCAAGTTTTGACTTGGTTAGAAAAAATGTGGGCGCTACCGAAAAAGTAATCGCTTTTAGCAAAAGTTTATCTCCATCAACTAAAGTGCAGTAA
- a CDS encoding bacteriohemerythrin: MATITWNKKSHSVGIQKIDDQHKQLFLIVEELDQAIRAGRGERVLQNIIDKLFAYSSYHFSTEERIFRQFGQKEIQKYQEAHEEFQQWLMQVKEELEIGDKDVAIAVFNFLNHWLQNHVVGRDKSYYSRLAESKTMAEEK, encoded by the coding sequence ATGGCTACTATTACTTGGAACAAAAAATCACATTCTGTCGGTATTCAGAAAATCGACGACCAACATAAACAATTATTCCTTATAGTTGAAGAATTAGATCAGGCGATTAGGGCTGGTCGTGGAGAGAGAGTGCTCCAAAATATCATTGACAAACTGTTTGCCTATTCAAGCTACCATTTTTCTACCGAAGAAAGAATTTTTAGGCAGTTTGGGCAGAAAGAGATTCAAAAATATCAAGAGGCTCATGAAGAATTTCAACAATGGCTTATGCAGGTAAAAGAAGAGCTAGAAATAGGTGATAAAGATGTAGCTATTGCTGTTTTCAATTTTTTGAACCATTGGCTTCAAAACCATGTGGTTGGTAGGGATAAAAGTTATTATTCGAGGTTAGCCGAAAGCAAGACGATGGCAGAAGAAAAGTAA
- a CDS encoding glycosyltransferase has product MINTLYLSYDGMTDPLGQSQVIPYLEGLTKAGYNITLISFEKAERANRTSTIAQRLEKSNIDWKPLNYTKRPPVLSTLWDVYKLRKTVTALHKKKNFQLVHCRSYITALVGLWLKRKLKMPFVFDMRGFFADERLDGGIWTLESPIFKKVYEFFKKKEIEFFSEADHSISLTHNGANIIHSWEKIKNQPIPIAVIPCSVDTELFDAKNISEEAQEELRKELDISAKQQVLSYLGSIGTWYMLPEMMAFFKVLVEKQPNWVFFFITAEDPTMILEEAERQGVSPDHFRIKQAEREQVPLMLSLSDASLFFIKPVFSKKASSPTKQGEMMAMGIPLVCNREVGDTDYVVETYNAGFLTNDFSEAAYAEAVENLPKILALDKTEIRNGAIDFYALSKGVEKYRKVYETVLGK; this is encoded by the coding sequence TTGATCAATACTCTTTACCTTTCTTACGACGGCATGACTGATCCTTTGGGGCAGTCGCAAGTAATTCCCTACCTCGAAGGACTCACAAAAGCGGGGTACAACATCACCCTTATTAGTTTCGAAAAAGCAGAACGAGCCAATCGTACATCAACTATTGCACAGCGCCTAGAAAAGAGTAATATAGACTGGAAGCCTTTGAATTATACCAAACGCCCACCAGTTTTATCCACCCTTTGGGATGTTTACAAACTAAGAAAAACGGTAACTGCTCTTCATAAGAAAAAGAATTTCCAGCTCGTTCATTGCCGAAGTTATATCACCGCCTTGGTAGGGCTATGGCTAAAGCGGAAATTGAAAATGCCGTTTGTGTTTGACATGCGCGGCTTCTTTGCCGACGAAAGGCTAGATGGGGGAATTTGGACGCTGGAAAGCCCTATTTTCAAAAAGGTGTATGAGTTTTTCAAAAAGAAAGAAATCGAGTTTTTTTCGGAGGCAGACCATTCCATTAGCCTGACCCACAACGGGGCGAATATTATCCATTCTTGGGAAAAAATAAAGAACCAGCCAATCCCCATCGCGGTCATTCCTTGCAGTGTAGATACTGAGCTTTTTGATGCGAAAAATATAAGTGAAGAAGCACAAGAAGAGCTTCGAAAAGAACTTGATATTTCAGCAAAACAGCAAGTATTGTCGTATCTGGGCTCTATAGGAACTTGGTACATGTTGCCCGAAATGATGGCTTTTTTCAAAGTGTTGGTTGAAAAACAGCCCAATTGGGTATTTTTCTTTATCACTGCGGAAGACCCTACAATGATTTTGGAAGAGGCTGAAAGGCAAGGCGTATCTCCCGACCATTTCCGCATCAAGCAAGCTGAGCGAGAACAAGTACCACTCATGCTTTCCCTTTCCGATGCATCTCTCTTTTTTATCAAACCTGTTTTTTCCAAAAAAGCATCTTCGCCTACCAAGCAGGGCGAAATGATGGCGATGGGAATTCCATTAGTTTGCAACCGAGAAGTAGGCGATACGGACTACGTGGTAGAAACCTACAATGCAGGTTTTTTGACAAATGATTTTTCTGAAGCAGCATATGCCGAAGCCGTGGAAAACCTTCCAAAAATATTGGCACTTGACAAAACCGAGATTAGAAATGGTGCTATTGATTTTTATGCCTTGAGTAAAGGTGTGGAAAAATATAGGAAGGTGTATGAAACCGTTTTGGGGAAGTAA
- the rsgA gene encoding ribosome small subunit-dependent GTPase A: MEKGLIIRSTGSWYEVLQGEGTSEQKVYQGRLRGKFKQSKIKIKSTNPLAVGDYVDFEVESEEENTAIIMDIHERRNYLVRQSTRKRWHKHVIAANIDLAIVMATVKQPRTSPGFIDRFLVSAESFEIPALVLFNKHDLLDEDEKEYQEQYEKLYRSLGYQSMHISALNKDGMDELYEVLKGKKSLIAGHSGVGKSTLINTLVPEAQQETKEISSFANKGVHTTTYAEMFILGNGIFLIDTPGIKELGIMDVEEAELGMFFPEIKKYQKNCKYYNCTHLHEPGCAVIEAVEQSKIAIPRYKSYISMMENEDNRR, encoded by the coding sequence GTGGAAAAAGGATTAATTATCAGATCGACAGGTTCTTGGTACGAAGTTTTGCAGGGCGAAGGCACTAGCGAGCAAAAGGTTTACCAAGGAAGGTTGCGGGGTAAATTCAAACAGAGCAAGATTAAGATAAAATCGACCAACCCACTGGCCGTGGGAGATTACGTTGATTTTGAAGTGGAAAGTGAAGAAGAAAATACTGCGATCATTATGGATATCCACGAGCGGAGAAATTACTTGGTGAGGCAATCGACTAGAAAGCGCTGGCACAAACATGTGATAGCCGCCAACATTGACCTCGCCATAGTAATGGCAACAGTGAAGCAACCTCGCACTTCTCCGGGTTTTATCGACCGGTTTTTGGTCTCTGCCGAATCTTTTGAAATTCCAGCCTTGGTGCTATTCAACAAACACGACTTACTGGACGAAGACGAAAAAGAATACCAAGAACAATATGAAAAACTCTACCGCTCATTAGGCTACCAGTCCATGCACATATCCGCCCTCAATAAAGATGGGATGGACGAGCTTTACGAAGTTTTGAAAGGCAAAAAATCCCTCATAGCAGGGCATTCAGGGGTTGGAAAATCTACCCTTATCAATACACTTGTGCCAGAAGCCCAGCAGGAAACCAAGGAAATTTCCTCCTTTGCCAATAAGGGAGTTCATACCACCACCTATGCCGAAATGTTCATTTTGGGAAACGGAATCTTTTTAATAGACACCCCGGGAATAAAAGAACTGGGAATAATGGATGTAGAAGAAGCTGAGCTTGGAATGTTTTTTCCAGAAATCAAAAAGTATCAAAAAAACTGCAAATACTACAATTGCACCCACTTGCACGAACCTGGCTGTGCAGTAATAGAAGCCGTAGAACAAAGTAAAATAGCCATCCCCCGCTACAAAAGTTATATCTCCATGATGGAAAACGAGGACAACAGGAGGTAA
- a CDS encoding glycosyltransferase, translated as MLASVLKPLDDSRMFEKFALSLSQHYEVHLIGFSSKKPTCLNAVTFHPLPLRGRKSLGRAKSSNFIWKKLLQIQPDLLIIHAVELLPLAVLFRLLKGKPFIYDIRENYFKNLLYQSIYPTPLKQLIALGIRGVEWVSKPFASHYILAEKSYADELGFTKGKVTVVENKFKRISQLEQRKTGSSERIKFAFTGTISKAYGALEAAKLVIALNQFGQKAALTIAGHFIENDLRMELISLAEEHTFIRLKIGKPLIAHSELMELLAACDFAILSYQPNKSTESCIPTRLYECLALAVPMLIPPNELWEKLTAPYHAAITVNFNQPDIEQFLRQVQELDPYPNGQVQEATWKSEEEKLLDVVEKVLGFEQSFANRS; from the coding sequence ATGTTAGCTTCGGTATTGAAGCCTCTTGACGACTCCAGAATGTTCGAGAAATTTGCCCTTAGTTTAAGCCAACATTATGAAGTTCACCTCATTGGCTTTTCCTCCAAAAAGCCAACTTGCCTAAACGCTGTTACTTTCCATCCTTTACCGCTCAGAGGACGAAAAAGTTTGGGAAGAGCAAAGTCCTCAAATTTTATTTGGAAAAAACTTCTGCAAATCCAACCAGACTTGCTCATTATCCATGCCGTAGAACTACTACCGCTGGCTGTTTTATTTAGGTTGCTGAAAGGCAAACCATTTATCTATGATATTAGGGAAAATTATTTCAAAAACCTCCTTTACCAGTCTATTTACCCCACCCCGCTTAAGCAACTAATAGCCCTTGGGATTCGCGGAGTAGAATGGGTAAGCAAGCCATTTGCCAGTCATTATATTTTAGCGGAAAAAAGCTACGCCGATGAGCTTGGTTTTACCAAAGGAAAAGTGACGGTGGTGGAAAATAAATTCAAAAGAATAAGCCAGTTGGAACAACGAAAAACCGGTTCTTCTGAAAGAATAAAATTTGCCTTTACAGGAACTATTTCCAAAGCCTATGGAGCTTTAGAAGCTGCAAAACTTGTAATTGCCCTCAACCAATTTGGGCAAAAAGCGGCTCTCACCATTGCCGGGCATTTTATAGAAAATGACCTCAGAATGGAATTAATTTCCCTTGCCGAGGAACACACTTTTATTCGCCTTAAAATAGGAAAACCGCTTATAGCCCACTCCGAATTGATGGAACTATTAGCTGCATGTGATTTCGCTATTTTAAGCTATCAGCCGAATAAAAGCACGGAAAGCTGTATTCCCACCCGGCTCTATGAATGCCTTGCACTTGCCGTGCCGATGCTAATTCCACCAAACGAGCTATGGGAAAAACTGACCGCACCTTACCATGCCGCCATCACCGTAAATTTCAACCAACCAGATATTGAACAGTTTCTCCGACAGGTGCAGGAGCTTGACCCTTATCCAAATGGACAGGTGCAGGAAGCAACTTGGAAAAGCGAGGAGGAAAAGCTGCTGGACGTAGTGGAGAAAGTGTTGGGTTTTGAGCAAAGTTTTGCCAATCGTAGTTAA
- a CDS encoding metal-dependent transcriptional regulator, with the protein MTQPIELSHTEENYIKVIYHLSEKNEAVSTNAIADMLSTKPASVSDMLKKLDSKSLINYIKYKGVTLTEEGKSIALWIIRKHRLWEVFLVEKMKFNWDEVHEVAEQLEHIKSRRLIEQLDWFLEFPKYDPHGDPIPDSEGKVRQLPTLPLSEATMKTDLKVVTVSDSSSEFLQYLDKVGISIGIHIKIVDKIAYDGSLELEIDGKTHLISRQGAQNILVVA; encoded by the coding sequence ATGACCCAACCGATAGAGCTTAGCCATACGGAGGAAAATTATATAAAGGTGATCTACCACCTTTCCGAGAAAAACGAAGCCGTTTCCACAAATGCCATAGCCGATATGCTGAGTACCAAACCAGCATCTGTGAGCGATATGCTCAAAAAACTGGACTCAAAAAGCCTCATCAACTATATTAAATATAAAGGAGTGACTCTGACCGAAGAGGGAAAATCCATCGCTCTTTGGATCATAAGGAAGCATCGTTTGTGGGAAGTTTTTTTGGTGGAAAAAATGAAGTTTAATTGGGACGAGGTTCACGAAGTTGCCGAGCAGTTGGAGCATATAAAATCCAGAAGGTTGATCGAACAGCTCGATTGGTTTTTGGAATTCCCCAAGTACGATCCGCACGGAGACCCTATCCCCGATAGCGAAGGGAAAGTGCGACAGCTCCCTACCCTTCCCCTCTCGGAAGCAACCATGAAAACAGACCTAAAAGTAGTGACGGTAAGCGACAGCAGCTCGGAATTTTTGCAATACCTCGACAAGGTTGGCATTAGCATAGGCATCCATATCAAAATTGTGGACAAAATAGCATATGACGGCTCTTTAGAACTGGAAATTGATGGAAAAACCCATTTGATATCGAGACAAGGTGCGCAGAACATTTTGGTGGTGGCTTAG
- a CDS encoding T9SS type A sorting domain-containing protein, producing the protein MKFQLLKSSLILCITMLVWGQVSAQFNYVSQDNTPVSINWADASTWNIPNDSNPYDPAPVNPGNPTTHNRLGTVDIYGYVLVSGDLTINNANPVINVHDTLVINGDATLGSGAALNVSGNGILIILGKLTVLGSFDLGNNGRMVVTEDLEVKNGTVQNDNDLYVYGSTSAASGGGGTVNGCDAYNTAVCDPEDASKTESELQSDDLPLYNFVNEISGGGIIPLPVELESFSGKFEEDRVQLSFSTISEYDSDKFLIERSLDGRTFETIGEVNSEGYSNTRIVYSFQDTSPNLGVNYYRLTQVDFDGSTELSKVITVVAAASGIDFNIYPNPVSSNYFTVEGMGVAPNSIIPYVIYSSEGVVVLTGELTSESSFSKHRIDIPSQLGSGLYILKLFVEGEGFTKSFLKQ; encoded by the coding sequence ATGAAATTTCAATTGCTAAAAAGCAGCCTAATACTATGTATAACCATGCTTGTGTGGGGGCAGGTTAGTGCGCAATTTAACTATGTTTCCCAAGATAATACTCCAGTATCTATAAATTGGGCTGATGCGAGTACTTGGAATATTCCAAATGATAGTAATCCATATGATCCTGCACCTGTAAACCCAGGAAATCCAACAACTCATAATCGCCTTGGAACTGTAGATATTTATGGTTATGTACTTGTCAGTGGTGATCTAACTATAAATAATGCCAACCCTGTAATCAATGTACATGATACATTGGTAATTAACGGAGATGCGACCCTTGGGTCAGGCGCTGCATTAAATGTCTCAGGTAATGGCATCTTAATAATTCTTGGAAAACTTACAGTATTAGGAAGTTTTGATCTAGGGAATAATGGTAGAATGGTAGTTACTGAAGATTTAGAAGTTAAAAATGGTACAGTGCAGAATGATAATGATTTGTATGTTTACGGAAGTACTTCTGCTGCTTCTGGAGGAGGGGGAACAGTAAATGGTTGTGATGCATATAATACCGCTGTTTGTGACCCTGAGGACGCCTCGAAAACAGAATCAGAACTACAATCAGATGACCTTCCTTTATATAACTTTGTCAATGAAATAAGCGGGGGAGGCATTATACCTCTCCCTGTAGAGCTAGAAAGCTTTTCAGGTAAATTTGAAGAAGATAGAGTACAACTCTCCTTTTCTACTATTTCAGAATATGATAGCGATAAGTTTTTGATAGAACGGTCACTAGATGGTCGTACCTTCGAAACTATAGGCGAGGTAAACAGTGAAGGTTATTCAAATACTAGGATTGTTTACTCCTTTCAAGATACTAGCCCGAATCTCGGAGTCAATTATTACCGCCTTACCCAAGTCGATTTTGATGGCTCAACAGAGCTTTCCAAGGTAATAACCGTAGTAGCAGCGGCTAGTGGAATAGACTTCAACATCTACCCTAACCCTGTTTCCTCTAACTACTTCACTGTAGAAGGAATGGGAGTAGCACCAAATTCAATTATTCCATATGTTATCTATTCAAGCGAAGGAGTAGTTGTTCTAACTGGGGAACTGACATCAGAAAGTAGCTTTTCCAAGCACAGAATCGATATCCCTAGCCAATTGGGTAGCGGTTTGTATATCCTCAAGCTGTTTGTAGAAGGAGAAGGCTTCACCAAGTCGTTTTTAAAACAGTAA